The following coding sequences are from one Plectropomus leopardus isolate mb chromosome 10, YSFRI_Pleo_2.0, whole genome shotgun sequence window:
- the katnal1 gene encoding katanin p60 ATPase-containing subunit A-like 1: MQLLFRMNLADICDNAKKGREYALLGNYDSSIVYYQGVIQQIHKHCQALRDPALKVKWQQVRQELTDEYEQVKGIMGTLESFKSEKPVDILAPQTEERPEDPAVWPPPTPAEHRNPIAVKRPNSAVKQQRKESPGLQHRGPGGRGQANPKPDRPGFRDARGTKAKDDKGKKGVGDTPGDVEQKKFDGTGHDSDLVDSLERDIVSRNPNVHWDDIADLEDAKKLLREAVVLPMWMPDFFKGIRRPWKGVLMVGPPGTGKTMLAKAVATECGTTFFNVSSSTLTSKYRGESEKLVRLLFEMARFYAPTTIFIDEIDSICGRRGTSDEHEASRRVKSELLVQMDGVGGALENDDPSKMVMVLAATNFPWDIDEALRRRLEKRIYIPLPTAVGRVELLKINLREVEVAPDVDLDLIAEKIEGYSGADITNVCRDASMMAMRRRIQGLSPEEIRALSKDELQMPVTMEDFTLTLKKISKSVSAADLEKYEAWMAEFGSV; encoded by the exons ATGCAG CTGTTATTCAGGATGAATTTGGCAGACATATGTGACAACGCCAAGAAGGGCCGTGAGTATGCTTTGCTGGGGAACTATGACTCCTCCATTGTTTACTACCAGGGCGTCATCCAGCAGATCCACAAGCACTGTCAGGCCCTCAGAGACCCTGCACTCAAAGTCAAATGGCAACAG GTCAGGCAGGAACTGACTGACGAGTATGAGCAGGTGAAAGGCATCATGGGAACACTCGAGAGCTTTAAGTCTGAAAAGCCAGTTGACATACTTGCCCCTCAAACTGAGGAGAGACCCGAGGATCCAGCAGTGTGGCCTCCTCCCACCCCTGCAGAACACCG GAATCCTATTGCAGTGAAGCGCCCCAATAGTGCAGTGAAGCAGCAGAGGAAGGAATCTCCGGGTCTGCAGCATCGAGGACCAGGAGGCCGCGGTCAGGCCAACCCCAAACCAGACCGGCCGGGTTTCAGAGACGCCCGAGGCACAAAAGCAAAAGACGATAAG GGCAAGAAAGGGGTTGGAGACACACCAGGGGATGTAGAGCAGAAGAAGTTTGATGGCACTGGACATGACAGCGACCTGGTGGACTCACTGGAGAGAGATATTGTGTCCCGTAACCCTAACGTACACTG GGACGACATTGCTGATCTGGAAGATGCCAAGAAGTTGCTGAGAGAAGCGGTGGTGTTGCCCATGTGGATGCCAGACTTCTTTAAGGGCATCCGTCGCCCCTggaag GGTGTGTTGATGGTCGGCCCTCCCGGGACAGGCAAGACCATGTTAGCCAAAGCTGTGGCCACAGAATGTGGGACTACTTTCTTCAACGTATCGTCCTCAACCCTGACCTCAAAGTACAGGGGCGAGTCTGAGAAACTTGTTCGTCTGCTGTTCGAAATG GCCCGGTTTTATGCACCGACAACCATCTTTATCGACGAGATCGACTCCATCTGTGGCAGAAGAGGAACATCTGATGAACACGAAGCCAGCCGCAGGGTCAAATCAGAGCTCCTGGTTCAGATGGATG GTGTCGGGGGAGCTCTGGAGAATGATGACCCCTCTAAGATGGTGATGGTCCTCGCTGCCACCAACTTCCCTTGGGACATCGATGAGGCGTTACGACGACGGCTCGAGAAGCGTATCTACATCCCCCTCCCCACAG ctgtagGTCGTGTAGAGCTTCTGAAGATCAACCTGCGGGAGGTGGAGGTGGCCCCTGACGTGGACCTGGACCTAATTGCTGAGAAGATTGAAGGCTACTCTGGAGCGGACATCACCAACGTCTGCAG GGATGCGTCCATGATGGCAATGCGTCGTCGAATCCAAGGCCTGAGCCCGGAGGAGATCCGAGCTCTGTCCAAAGACGAGCTGCAGATGCCCGTGACCATGGAGGACTTCACCCTCACGCTCAAGAAGATCTCAAAGTCCGTCTCTGCTGCCGACCTGGAAAAATACGAAGCCTGGATGGCTGAGTTCGGGTCAGTATAG